In Lemur catta isolate mLemCat1 chromosome 1, mLemCat1.pri, whole genome shotgun sequence, one DNA window encodes the following:
- the JMJD7 gene encoding bifunctional peptidase and (3S)-lysyl hydroxylase JMJD7 isoform X1, translated as MAEAALDAVRRELREFPVAARELSVPLAVPYLDKPPTPLHFYRDWVCPNRPCIIRNALQHWPALHKWSLPYLRATVGSTEVSVAVTPDGYADAVRGDRFVMPAERRLPLSCVLDVLEGQAQHPGVLYVQKQCSNLPSELPQLLPDLEPHVPWASEALGKMPDAVNFWLGEAAAVTSLHKDHYENLYCVVSGEKRFLLHPPSDRPFIPYELYTPATYQLTEEGTFKMVDEEAMEKVPWIPLDPLAPDLARYPGYSQAQALRCTVRAGEMLYLPALWFHHVQQSHGCIAVNFWYDMEYDLKYSYFQLLDSLAKASGLN; from the exons ATGGCGGAGGCGGCTTTGGACGCCGTGCGGAGGGAGTTACGAGAATTCCCGGTCGCGGCAAGGG AGCTCAGTGTGCCTCTTGCTGTGCCCTACCTGGACAAGCCCCCCACTCCACTCCACTTCTACCGGGACTGGGTCTGTCCCAACAGGCCCTGCATCATCCGCAACGCCCTGCAGCACTGGCCGGCCCTCCACAAGTGGTCCCTCCCCTACCTCAG AGCCACAGTGGGCTCCACAGAGGTGAGTGTGGCTGTGACCCCGGATGGTTATGCAGATGCCGTGCGAGGGGATCGCTTCGTGATGCCTGCTGAGCGCCGCCTGCCCCTGAGCTGTGTGCTGGACGTGCTGGAGGGCCAGGCCCAGCACCCGGGAGTGCTCTATGTGCAGAAGCAGTGCTCCAACCTGCCCTCTGAACTACCCCAGCTGCTGCCTGACCTAGAGCCCCATGTGCCCTGGGCCTCTGAGGCACTGG GAAAGATGCCTGATGCTGTGAACTTCTGGCTGGGAGAGGCAGCTGCAGTGACATCTT TGCACAAGGACCACTATGAGAACCTCTACTGTGTGGTCTCAGGAGAGAAACGCTTCTTGTTACATCCACCCAGCGACCGGCCCTTCATCCCCTATG AGCTGTACACACCGGCAACCTACCAGCTAACTGAAGAGGGCACCTTTAAGATGGTGGATGAAGAAGCCATGGAGAAG GTGCCCTGGATCCCACTGGACCCCTTGGCTCCAGACCTGGCCCGGTACCCCGGTTACAGTCAGGCCCAGGCGCTTCGCTGCACAGTGCGGGCTGGCGAGATGCTCTACCTGCCAGCCCTGTGGTTCCACCACGTCCAGCAATCCCATGGCTGCATTGCGG TGAATTTCTGGTACGACATGGAGTATGACCTCAAGTACAGTTACTTCCAGCTGCTTGACTCCCTTGCTAAGGCTTCAGGCCTCAACTGA
- the JMJD7 gene encoding bifunctional peptidase and (3S)-lysyl hydroxylase JMJD7 isoform X3: MAEAALDAVRRELREFPVAARGPASSATPCSTGRPSTSGPSPTSDAVRGDRFVMPAERRLPLSCVLDVLEGQAQHPGVLYVQKQCSNLPSELPQLLPDLEPHVPWASEALGKMPDAVNFWLGEAAAVTSLHKDHYENLYCVVSGEKRFLLHPPSDRPFIPYELYTPATYQLTEEGTFKMVDEEAMEKVPWIPLDPLAPDLARYPGYSQAQALRCTVRAGEMLYLPALWFHHVQQSHGCIAVNFWYDMEYDLKYSYFQLLDSLAKASGLN, translated from the exons ATGGCGGAGGCGGCTTTGGACGCCGTGCGGAGGGAGTTACGAGAATTCCCGGTCGCGGCAAGGG GCCCTGCATCATCCGCAACGCCCTGCAGCACTGGCCGGCCCTCCACAAGTGGTCCCTCCCCTACCTCAG ATGCCGTGCGAGGGGATCGCTTCGTGATGCCTGCTGAGCGCCGCCTGCCCCTGAGCTGTGTGCTGGACGTGCTGGAGGGCCAGGCCCAGCACCCGGGAGTGCTCTATGTGCAGAAGCAGTGCTCCAACCTGCCCTCTGAACTACCCCAGCTGCTGCCTGACCTAGAGCCCCATGTGCCCTGGGCCTCTGAGGCACTGG GAAAGATGCCTGATGCTGTGAACTTCTGGCTGGGAGAGGCAGCTGCAGTGACATCTT TGCACAAGGACCACTATGAGAACCTCTACTGTGTGGTCTCAGGAGAGAAACGCTTCTTGTTACATCCACCCAGCGACCGGCCCTTCATCCCCTATG AGCTGTACACACCGGCAACCTACCAGCTAACTGAAGAGGGCACCTTTAAGATGGTGGATGAAGAAGCCATGGAGAAG GTGCCCTGGATCCCACTGGACCCCTTGGCTCCAGACCTGGCCCGGTACCCCGGTTACAGTCAGGCCCAGGCGCTTCGCTGCACAGTGCGGGCTGGCGAGATGCTCTACCTGCCAGCCCTGTGGTTCCACCACGTCCAGCAATCCCATGGCTGCATTGCGG TGAATTTCTGGTACGACATGGAGTATGACCTCAAGTACAGTTACTTCCAGCTGCTTGACTCCCTTGCTAAGGCTTCAGGCCTCAACTGA
- the JMJD7 gene encoding bifunctional peptidase and (3S)-lysyl hydroxylase JMJD7 isoform X4: MAEAALDAVRRELREFPVAARDAVRGDRFVMPAERRLPLSCVLDVLEGQAQHPGVLYVQKQCSNLPSELPQLLPDLEPHVPWASEALGKMPDAVNFWLGEAAAVTSLHKDHYENLYCVVSGEKRFLLHPPSDRPFIPYELYTPATYQLTEEGTFKMVDEEAMEKVPWIPLDPLAPDLARYPGYSQAQALRCTVRAGEMLYLPALWFHHVQQSHGCIAVNFWYDMEYDLKYSYFQLLDSLAKASGLN; the protein is encoded by the exons ATGGCGGAGGCGGCTTTGGACGCCGTGCGGAGGGAGTTACGAGAATTCCCGGTCGCGGCAAGGG ATGCCGTGCGAGGGGATCGCTTCGTGATGCCTGCTGAGCGCCGCCTGCCCCTGAGCTGTGTGCTGGACGTGCTGGAGGGCCAGGCCCAGCACCCGGGAGTGCTCTATGTGCAGAAGCAGTGCTCCAACCTGCCCTCTGAACTACCCCAGCTGCTGCCTGACCTAGAGCCCCATGTGCCCTGGGCCTCTGAGGCACTGG GAAAGATGCCTGATGCTGTGAACTTCTGGCTGGGAGAGGCAGCTGCAGTGACATCTT TGCACAAGGACCACTATGAGAACCTCTACTGTGTGGTCTCAGGAGAGAAACGCTTCTTGTTACATCCACCCAGCGACCGGCCCTTCATCCCCTATG AGCTGTACACACCGGCAACCTACCAGCTAACTGAAGAGGGCACCTTTAAGATGGTGGATGAAGAAGCCATGGAGAAG GTGCCCTGGATCCCACTGGACCCCTTGGCTCCAGACCTGGCCCGGTACCCCGGTTACAGTCAGGCCCAGGCGCTTCGCTGCACAGTGCGGGCTGGCGAGATGCTCTACCTGCCAGCCCTGTGGTTCCACCACGTCCAGCAATCCCATGGCTGCATTGCGG TGAATTTCTGGTACGACATGGAGTATGACCTCAAGTACAGTTACTTCCAGCTGCTTGACTCCCTTGCTAAGGCTTCAGGCCTCAACTGA
- the JMJD7 gene encoding bifunctional peptidase and (3S)-lysyl hydroxylase JMJD7 isoform X2 has product MAEAALDAVRRELREFPVAARELSVPLAVPYLDKPPTPLHFYRDWVCPNRPCIIRNALQHWPALHKWSLPYLRATVGSTEVSVAVTPDGYADAVRGDRFVMPAERRLPLSCVLDVLEGQAQHPGVLYVQKQCSNLPSELPQLLPDLEPHVPWASEALGKMPDAVNFWLGEAAAVTSLHKDHYENLYCVVSGEKRFLLHPPSDRPFIPYGALDPTGPLGSRPGPVPRLQSGPGASLHSAGWRDALPASPVVPPRPAIPWLHCGEFLVRHGV; this is encoded by the exons ATGGCGGAGGCGGCTTTGGACGCCGTGCGGAGGGAGTTACGAGAATTCCCGGTCGCGGCAAGGG AGCTCAGTGTGCCTCTTGCTGTGCCCTACCTGGACAAGCCCCCCACTCCACTCCACTTCTACCGGGACTGGGTCTGTCCCAACAGGCCCTGCATCATCCGCAACGCCCTGCAGCACTGGCCGGCCCTCCACAAGTGGTCCCTCCCCTACCTCAG AGCCACAGTGGGCTCCACAGAGGTGAGTGTGGCTGTGACCCCGGATGGTTATGCAGATGCCGTGCGAGGGGATCGCTTCGTGATGCCTGCTGAGCGCCGCCTGCCCCTGAGCTGTGTGCTGGACGTGCTGGAGGGCCAGGCCCAGCACCCGGGAGTGCTCTATGTGCAGAAGCAGTGCTCCAACCTGCCCTCTGAACTACCCCAGCTGCTGCCTGACCTAGAGCCCCATGTGCCCTGGGCCTCTGAGGCACTGG GAAAGATGCCTGATGCTGTGAACTTCTGGCTGGGAGAGGCAGCTGCAGTGACATCTT TGCACAAGGACCACTATGAGAACCTCTACTGTGTGGTCTCAGGAGAGAAACGCTTCTTGTTACATCCACCCAGCGACCGGCCCTTCATCCCCTATG GTGCCCTGGATCCCACTGGACCCCTTGGCTCCAGACCTGGCCCGGTACCCCGGTTACAGTCAGGCCCAGGCGCTTCGCTGCACAGTGCGGGCTGGCGAGATGCTCTACCTGCCAGCCCTGTGGTTCCACCACGTCCAGCAATCCCATGGCTGCATTGCGG TGAATTTCTGGTACGACATGGAGTATGA